DNA sequence from the Amycolatopsis sp. Hca4 genome:
CGAGCCGAGCTGAGCGGGCTCAGGCGTTGCCGAGCACCCGGGTCACGGCGATCTCCAGTACCACCCGCTGCGGGTTCGGCTTGGGTTCCCGGTAGCGGGCCGCGTACCGGTTTTCCGCGTCGCGCACCGATTCCGGGTCGTCCCGCAGCACCACCCGTCCCTCCAAAGTGGACCACGTGCGGCCTTCGACCTGGCAGACCGCGGCCGCCAGGCCTTCGGCGCCCGCCTTCCGGGCGAGCCGGGCCTTCACCGAGCCGTCCCGGGTGATCACCCGGGCGATGCC
Encoded proteins:
- a CDS encoding TIGR03618 family F420-dependent PPOX class oxidoreductase gives rise to the protein MEIDRGESFRTFWTERRLATLTTVRPDGTPHVVAVGVTVDFETGIARVITRDGSVKARLARKAGAEGLAAAVCQVEGRTWSTLEGRVVLRDDPESVRDAENRYAARYREPKPNPQRVVLEIAVTRVLGNA